One window from the genome of Panthera leo isolate Ple1 chromosome D3, P.leo_Ple1_pat1.1, whole genome shotgun sequence encodes:
- the SLC35E4 gene encoding solute carrier family 35 member E4, translated as MCRCPLEHHDGRMTSAEAVAVASGARAAGSPEWPPDTPQDLGRPGRVRVAVAALVWLLAGASMSSLNKWIFTVHGFGRPLLLSALHMLAAALACRWGAQRPMPSRTRRQVLLLSFTFGTSMACGNVGLSAVPLDLAQLATTTTPLITLALSALLLGRRHHPLQFAAMGPLCLGAACSLAGELRTPPAGCGFLLAATCLRGLKSIQQSALLQEERLDAVTLLYATSLPSFCLLAGAALVLEAGVAPPPAPTNSHLWACILISCLLSVLYNLASFSLLALTSALTVHVLGNLTVVGNLILSRLLFGSRLSALSYVGIALTLSGMFLYHNCEFVASWAARRGLWRRDQTGKGL; from the exons ATGTGTCGCTGCCCACTGGAGCACCATGACGGCAGGATGACCTCAGCGGAGGCAGTGGCAGTGGCCAGTGGTGCTCGGGCGGCTGGGTCCCCCGAGTGGCCCCCCGACACTCCCCAGGACCTTGGTCGGCCTGGCCGGGTCAGGGTGGCAGTGGCAGCGCTGGTGTGGCTGCTGGCAGGAGCCAGCATGTCGAGCCTCAACAAGTGGATCTTCACTGTGCATGGCTTCGGGCGGCCCCTCCTGCTCTCAGCACTGCACATGCTGGCAGCAGCATTGGCATGCCGCTGGGGAGCACAGCGCCCCATGCCCAGCCGCACCCGCCGCCAAGTGCTGCTGCTTAGCTTCACCTTCGGCACCTCGATGGCCTGTGGCAACGTGGGCCTGAGCGCTGTGCCCCTAGATCTGGCACAACTGGCCACCACTACTACACCACTGATCACACTGGCCCTGTCAGCGCTGCTGCTCGGCCGTCGTCACCACCCGCTACAATTTGCTGCCATGGGCCCACTCTGCCTGGGGGCTGCCTGCAGCTTGGCTGGTGAGCTCCGGACACCTCCTGCTGGCTGTGGCTTCCTGCTGGCTGCTACCTGCCTCCGTGGCCTCAAGTCCATTCAGCAGA GTGCCCTACTGCAGGAGGAGAGGCTGGACGCGGTGACCCTGCTGTATGCCACCTCGCTGCCCAGCTTCTGCCTGCTGGCGGGCGCGGCCCTGGTGCTGGAGGCTGGTGTGGCACCGCCGCCTGCTCCCACCAACTCCCACCTCTGGGCCTGCATCCTGATCAGCTGCCTCCTGTCCGTGCTCTACAACTTGGCCAGCTTCTCCCTGCTGGCTCTCACCTCTGCCCTCACCGTCCATGTCCTGGGCAACCTCACTGTCGTGGGCAACCTCATCCTGTCCCGGCTCCTGTTTGGCAGCCGCCTCAGCGCCCTCAGCTATGTGGGCATTGCACTCACCCTTTCAGGAATGTTCCTTTACCACAATTGCGAGTTCGTGGCCTCCTGGGCTGCCCGCCGTGGCCTCTGGCGGAGGGACCAGACTGGCAAGGGTCTATGA